From the Oceanivirga salmonicida genome, one window contains:
- a CDS encoding 5-oxoproline transporter, DUF979 family subunit, with the protein MKELFFYITEIIYSLCGLVAVSASIRGLQNKEKRIGTFMFWLVVGLLFILGAHIPPAFTGGLIVMLALITLTKNVKMGAFAEMPFELKKAMAEKHKNKIFIPALAIGLLSFLILQLKIGGVSAPPAVALGISSIIAIILAVILFNPKPNEVMEDTNKIVMQVGPSSLLPQLLTGLGKVFTIAGIGELISKLFTNIIPENNLFIAVMIYCLSMAVFTMIMGNGFAAFSVITTGVAAPFLLAHGASIPVVGALGMTAGFCGTLMTPMAANFNIVSAAVLEIKDTNKVIKVQTFLAIPLLITHIILMYLLAF; encoded by the coding sequence ATGAAAGAGTTATTTTTCTATATAACAGAAATAATATATTCTCTTTGTGGTTTAGTTGCAGTTTCTGCATCTATAAGGGGATTACAAAATAAAGAAAAAAGAATAGGAACTTTTATGTTCTGGCTTGTAGTAGGACTTTTATTCATATTAGGTGCACATATACCACCTGCATTTACAGGAGGATTAATAGTTATGTTAGCCCTTATAACTCTTACTAAAAATGTAAAAATGGGAGCTTTTGCTGAAATGCCTTTTGAATTAAAAAAAGCAATGGCAGAAAAACATAAAAATAAGATATTTATACCAGCATTAGCAATAGGACTATTATCATTTTTGATTTTACAACTTAAAATAGGTGGTGTTAGTGCTCCACCAGCAGTAGCATTAGGAATTTCATCTATAATTGCTATAATTTTAGCGGTTATACTATTTAACCCTAAACCAAATGAAGTTATGGAAGATACTAATAAAATTGTAATGCAAGTAGGACCTTCTAGTTTATTACCACAATTATTAACAGGATTAGGTAAGGTATTTACTATAGCAGGTATAGGAGAATTAATATCTAAGCTATTTACTAATATAATACCAGAAAATAACTTATTTATTGCTGTAATGATATATTGCCTATCAATGGCAGTATTTACAATGATTATGGGTAATGGATTTGCTGCATTTTCAGTAATAACAACAGGAGTTGCTGCACCATTCTTATTAGCACATGGAGCAAGTATACCAGTAGTGGGAGCATTAGGAATGACAGCAGGATTCTGCGGTACTCTTATGACACCTATGGCTGCGAACTTTAATATAGTTTCAGCGGCTGTACTAGAAATTAAAGATACCAATAAGGTAATAAAAGTGCAAACATTTTTAGCAATACCTTTATTAATTACACATATAATATTAATGTATTTATTAGCATTTTGA
- a CDS encoding gamma-glutamylcyclotransferase family protein has translation MRYYLAYGSNMVIEQMNIRCPESKFIKTEKLYGYELIFKRTREGVYLDLIKSDKKNYVPVVIWEISENDEKNLDEYEDVPLSYLKKEIDCSIGKALVYIMANKWTKEEIPEDKYFLPILKTYEENKFDENILIKNLGGI, from the coding sequence ATGAGATATTATTTGGCATATGGTAGTAATATGGTAATAGAGCAAATGAATATAAGATGCCCTGAATCTAAATTTATAAAAACTGAAAAACTTTATGGTTATGAACTTATTTTTAAAAGAACAAGAGAAGGTGTTTATTTGGATTTAATAAAATCGGACAAAAAAAATTATGTTCCCGTAGTTATATGGGAAATAAGTGAAAATGATGAAAAAAATTTAGATGAATATGAAGATGTTCCTTTAAGTTATTTGAAAAAAGAAATAGATTGTTCAATAGGAAAAGCGTTAGTATATATAATGGCTAATAAATGGACTAAAGAAGAAATACCAGAAGATAAATATTTTTTACCCATACTTAAAACATATGAAGAAAATAAATTTGATGAAAATATATTAATAAAAAATTTAGGGGGAATATAA
- a CDS encoding threonine aldolase family protein, which produces MLFFLNDYGDGAHPKVLDALVKTNYEYTLGYGEDKYCIKAKKIIREKLNCKNADIHFLVGGTQTNLITISHILKPYEAVIACNTGHISVHETGAIEATGHKIIEVPGKDFKVTVEDIKTELKKHESFHMVKPKLVFISNTTELGGIYTKKELEKLSKVCRENDLYLFLDGARISSAIACEKSDLELKDYAKYCDAMYFGGTKSGLLFGEAVILINDKIKENFKFYTKQRGGLLAKGRLLGIQFIELFKNNLYLKIGEHSNKMAMKMKKALVEKGIELVSDTYTNQIFVYLNDEKIKKLSKKVLFTVDFCPNRDEKIVRFVTSWGTKEEEVDKFIEIIKKM; this is translated from the coding sequence ATGTTGTTCTTTTTAAATGATTATGGAGATGGAGCTCATCCAAAAGTTTTAGATGCACTAGTTAAAACAAATTATGAATATACATTAGGTTACGGTGAAGATAAATATTGTATAAAGGCAAAAAAGATAATTAGAGAAAAATTGAATTGTAAAAATGCAGATATTCATTTTTTAGTTGGTGGAACACAAACTAATTTAATTACAATTTCTCATATTTTAAAACCTTATGAAGCTGTTATTGCTTGTAATACAGGTCATATATCAGTACATGAAACAGGAGCAATTGAAGCAACAGGTCATAAAATTATAGAAGTTCCAGGAAAAGATTTTAAGGTAACTGTGGAAGATATAAAGACTGAATTAAAAAAACATGAAAGTTTTCATATGGTAAAACCTAAACTGGTCTTTATTTCAAACACAACAGAACTTGGTGGAATTTATACTAAAAAAGAGTTGGAAAAACTTAGTAAAGTATGTAGAGAAAATGACTTATATCTATTTTTAGATGGAGCAAGAATTTCTTCTGCTATAGCATGTGAAAAATCTGATTTAGAACTTAAAGATTATGCAAAATATTGTGATGCTATGTATTTTGGTGGAACAAAAAGTGGCTTACTTTTCGGAGAAGCAGTAATTTTAATTAATGATAAAATTAAAGAAAACTTTAAGTTTTATACTAAACAAAGGGGTGGACTTTTAGCAAAGGGTAGATTATTAGGAATACAATTCATAGAGTTATTTAAAAATAATCTATATTTAAAAATAGGGGAACATTCTAATAAAATGGCTATGAAAATGAAAAAAGCACTTGTAGAAAAAGGAATAGAGTTAGTTTCTGATACATATACTAATCAAATTTTTGTATACTTAAATGATGAAAAAATAAAAAAATTATCTAAAAAAGTTCTTTTCACAGTTGATTTTTGTCCAAATAGAGATGAAAAAATTGTTAGATTTGTAACTTCATGGGGAACTAAGGAAGAAGAAGTTGATAAGTTTATAGAAATAATAAAGAAAATGTAA
- a CDS encoding GntR family transcriptional regulator, translating to MAVSLYYEIYEKLRKNIIGKKYSIGKPIPSERDLMKIFNVSRTTIRQAIQKLENDNLIYKVQGKGNIVSRNPINQNLNNFYSFHNMILSLGKTPTSKVIFCEIINAGIRFSEIFGILETAKLYHIKRLRLIDGEPAMLENTFIPESRFKNFNCDKLNTTPMYEIFKKEYDIVFNKAKETFKPVIGVDTEDIKYLHIDKNDIVMQIIRTAYERDKVVEYTISHVRNDLFEYTVNLSML from the coding sequence ATGGCAGTATCACTTTATTATGAAATATATGAGAAATTAAGAAAGAATATAATAGGTAAAAAATATAGTATAGGAAAACCTATTCCCTCTGAAAGAGACCTAATGAAAATTTTTAATGTTAGTAGAACAACTATTAGGCAAGCAATTCAAAAATTAGAAAATGATAACTTGATATATAAAGTTCAAGGTAAAGGGAATATTGTTTCTAGAAATCCTATAAATCAAAATCTTAATAATTTTTATAGTTTTCATAATATGATATTATCATTAGGAAAAACTCCAACTTCAAAAGTGATTTTTTGTGAAATTATTAATGCTGGTATAAGATTTTCAGAAATATTTGGAATTTTAGAAACAGCAAAACTATATCATATTAAAAGATTAAGATTAATAGATGGTGAACCGGCTATGTTGGAAAATACCTTTATACCAGAATCAAGATTTAAAAATTTTAATTGTGATAAGTTAAATACAACTCCAATGTATGAGATATTTAAAAAAGAGTATGATATTGTTTTTAATAAGGCAAAAGAAACTTTTAAGCCTGTAATAGGAGTTGATACAGAAGATATAAAATATTTACATATAGATAAAAATGATATAGTAATGCAAATAATTAGAACGGCTTATGAAAGAGATAAAGTAGTAGAATATACTATATCTCATGTGAGAAATGATTTATTTGAGTATACAGTTAATTTGTCAATGCTATAA
- the pcp gene encoding pyroglutamyl-peptidase I — MKILVTGFDPFGQDKINPALETIKLLPKKIREHDIVTLEIPTAGFKSLEKIEKAIIEHNPDIVLSIGQATGRYDITVEKVGINLDDYRIPDNLGQQFIDSKIFVDGPDAYIVELPVKKMIENIKSKGIPASMSMSAGTFVCNHVLYGVSHILKTKFKDKKNGFIHIPCLPEQAINTRNIPSMSQETILKAIIASIEVIADEEISVNGGKIC, encoded by the coding sequence ATGAAAATATTAGTTACAGGTTTTGACCCTTTTGGTCAAGATAAAATTAATCCAGCATTAGAAACTATAAAATTATTACCTAAAAAAATTAGAGAACATGATATAGTAACACTAGAAATACCAACAGCAGGATTTAAATCATTAGAAAAAATTGAAAAAGCAATTATAGAGCATAATCCTGATATAGTATTATCAATAGGACAAGCAACAGGGAGATATGATATAACTGTTGAGAAAGTTGGAATAAATTTAGATGATTATCGTATACCTGATAATTTAGGACAACAGTTTATAGATAGTAAAATATTTGTTGATGGTCCTGATGCCTATATAGTAGAATTACCAGTAAAGAAAATGATTGAAAATATTAAAAGTAAAGGAATACCTGCTTCAATGTCAATGAGTGCAGGAACTTTCGTATGTAATCATGTTTTATATGGGGTTAGCCATATTTTAAAAACTAAATTTAAAGATAAGAAAAATGGATTTATACACATACCTTGTTTACCAGAACAAGCAATAAATACTAGAAACATACCTTCAATGAGCCAAGAAACTATATTAAAAGCCATAATAGCAAGTATAGAAGTAATAGCAGATGAAGAAATAAGTGTAAATGGTGGAAAAATTTGTTAA
- a CDS encoding DUF969 domain-containing protein codes for MEIIKLLGIVIIVLGFYFRLDVLAVIVLSALVTGLLAEMSIIQILEILGDSFVKTRLMSIFLLTFPVIAILERHGLKERSAKLIMNIKQGTAGKVLGIYTILRTIAAALSLRIGGHVQFIRPLIYPMALAAAEKEKNETLKENEDEELKALAAAVENYANFFGQNVFVGASGVLLIQQTLEASGYTTTITDIAVWSIPVAVITVIYALVQTYLYDKNLKGRVK; via the coding sequence ATGGAAATAATTAAATTACTAGGAATAGTAATAATAGTTTTAGGATTCTATTTTAGATTAGACGTATTAGCAGTAATAGTATTATCTGCACTGGTAACTGGATTATTAGCAGAAATGAGTATTATACAAATTTTAGAAATATTGGGAGATTCATTTGTTAAAACTCGTTTAATGAGTATTTTCTTATTAACTTTTCCAGTTATAGCAATATTAGAAAGACACGGATTAAAAGAAAGAAGTGCTAAACTAATAATGAATATAAAACAAGGTACAGCAGGAAAAGTTTTAGGTATATACACAATATTAAGAACTATTGCAGCAGCATTATCGCTTCGTATAGGTGGTCATGTTCAATTTATTAGACCCTTAATATACCCTATGGCATTAGCCGCAGCTGAAAAAGAAAAAAATGAAACATTAAAAGAAAATGAAGATGAAGAATTAAAAGCATTAGCTGCAGCAGTTGAAAATTATGCAAATTTCTTTGGGCAAAATGTATTTGTTGGAGCAAGTGGAGTATTATTAATACAACAAACATTGGAAGCATCAGGGTATACAACAACAATAACAGATATTGCAGTTTGGAGCATTCCAGTTGCAGTTATAACAGTTATATATGCATTAGTACAAACTTATTTATATGACAAAAATTTAAAAGGTAGGGTGAAATAA